The nucleotide sequence ACGGTGTAGACGACTATAAAGTAGGTCTGCAATACAACCTGAAAGTGGATAATCCTGTTGGTGGAAATGGTGTGTATTTACCAACTTCACCGATCTTCCCAGGCGAACACATCTACAAAGCCAATCCAAAAATTATTGCAGCATTGGGTGAAGCCAATAAGCTATGGGCGCATAAGCCAATCAAACATAGCTACCCACATTGCTGGCGTCACAAGACTCCAATTATCTTCCGTGCGACACCACAATGGTTCATTAGCATGGACAATAAAGGTCTACGCCAAGGTGCATTGAATGCGATCGAAAATGAGATCAGCTTCGTACCAGATTGGGGTAAAAACCGTATCCAGGCCATGATCGAAGGCCGTCCAGACTGGTGTATCTCACGTCAACGTACTTGGGGCGTGCCAATCCCATTCTTCGTACATAAAGATACCAACGAGCTGCACCCACGTACCCCTGAACTGATCGAAGAAGTTGCAAAACTGATCGAGAAAGAAGGCATTGATGGCTGGTATAACCGTGAAGCCAAAGACTTCATTGGTGATGATGCTGAGCAATACAATGCGGTTCGCGATACTCTGGACGTATGGTTCGACTCTGGTACAACACACTACGCGGTACTGCGTGAACGTGAAGAGCTGCAAGATCCAGCAGACCTGTACCTGGAAGGTTCGGATCAACACCGTGGCTGGTTCCAGTCTTCACTGCTGACATCTATGGCCATCAACGAACGTGCGCCATACAAAGGCCTGCTGACTCACGGCTTCGTGGTGGATGAAAAAGGCCGCAAGATGTCGAAGTCGATCGGTAACGTGATCACGCCACAAGACATTATCAAAGATATGGGAGCGGACGGTCTACGTTTCTGGATTGCCTCTTCAGACTACCGTTATGAAATGACTGCCGGTAAGGAAATCTTCAGCCGTGCATCAGATGGTTACCGTCGTATCCGTAACACCCTACGCTTCCTGCTGGCTAACCTGAATGGCTTTAAACCATCGACTGATGCATTACCAGTGGATCAACTGATTGCACTGGATCAATACATCCTGCAGCGTGCCAATGAAGTTCAGGACATCATCAAGAAAGCCTACGAAGATATGAACTTCCATATCGTCACCAGCGCGCTGACTAACTTCTGTATCAATGACCTCGGTGGTTTCTACCTCGACATCATCAAAGACCGTCAGTACACCACCAAAGCGGATTCTCAAGCCCGTCGTTCTGCACAAACTGCGTTGTATCATCTGGTACAGGCATTTGTTCGCTGGATGGCGCCAATCCTGAGCTTCACTGCACAGGAAGCTTGGCCACTGATTCCTGAACAGTCAGAGAAATACGTATTCACTGCGGAATGGTATGACATTCCATTGGCTTCTGAAGCGAATATCCTGACTGAGGCTGAATGGCAAACCCTGATTTCAGTAAAATCTGCGGTGAACAAGTTTATTGAAGCAGCACGTACCGCTAAAACTGTCGGTTCTAATCTGTCAGCTAAAGTTGAGCTTTGGGCCAATGACGAGCTGAAAGCTGTACTCGACAAGTTAGGCAATGAGCTGCGTTTCGTCCTGATTACTTCTCAAGTGATCGTAAATGGCTTTGATGCGGCACAAGGTGAAGCCTCTGATCTGGAAGGCCTGAACGTGAAAGTCTCTGCTGCAGACGGCGAAAAATGCGTACGCTGCTGGCACGTGCTGCCTGATGTAAACACCCATGCATCACACCCAGGCTTGTGTGGTCGCTGTATCATCAACTTGCCTACAGGCCAAGGCGAAGAGAGAAAATATGCCTAATTCACAGCAGAAAAAGGGCTTGTTTCAGTTCTATCCCCACAATTTGTGGTGGATAGGTCTGACTATTGTTTCAATTATTCTGGATCAATGGACCAAATGGATTGCCAGTACTAGTCTGAATTATGCAGACCCAGTACCGGTCCTGCCCTTTTTAAATTGGACATTACTGCATAACTATGGCGCAGCCTTTAGTTTCTTGTCCGATGCTGGTGGATGGCAACGTTATTTCTTTACCTCACTGGCAGGTCTGGTGTCGGTGATTTTCGTGTTCTGGCTAATGCGTATGCCAAAGAACATGAAAGTCCTGCCTTTGGCTGTTGCCCTGATTCTGGGTGGCGCTGTTGGTAACCTGATTGACCGCGTGACGCTCGGCTATGTAGTCGACTTTATTCACGTCTATTATCAGGACAGCCACTTCCCTGCCTTTAACCTGGCAGACAGTGCCATTACCCTTGGCACTATTCTGCTGCTGATTGATACGTTTTTCCTGGAAAAACACCGAATTCAACGTTTACAGGCGAAAAATGACTGATTTTATTAATCCTAACGAGGAAACTCGTATCGAAGCCGGCTCTAAAGTCGACCTTCATTTCTCTGTCGCTATTGAAAATGGTGTTGAAATTGACAACACCCGTAGCCGTCCTGAACCGGTCAGTCTGGTGATGGGTGATGGCAGCCTGCTACCTGGCTTTGAAAAAGCCCTGTTTGGTCTGCGTGCCGGTGACCGCCGTACCGTTAGCCTTCCTCCAGAAGAAGCATTCGGTCCATGGAACCCTGAAAACATACAGAAATTTGACACGGTTAAATTTGCTGAACGTCCAGTCGAAGGCCACATGATCGAGTTTGAAGACAAGGCCAAACAAAGCCTGTATGGCGTGGTGAAATCGGTAAATGATGACATCACCGAAGTGGACTTTAACCATCCACTGGCGGGCAAAAACATTACTTTTGAAGTAGAAATCTTCAAGGTCACCCCTGCTGGTCAGCAAGGTGTGCAGTTGATGTAAATCAATGCAAATCAAAAAGCGCCTTCGGGCGCTTTTTTCATGCCTGATACAAATCCTCTCTATTCACTCCGCAAAATTCTGATTAATTTAAAATTAGTGAAGTAGAACAGGATAATAAGATGAAAATTTACATCATAGTAGGCAGTGTGCGTGAGGGACGTACCGCGATTAAAGTGGCTGACTGGATCTTTAAGCAGATGAAAACCTATCACTTCAGTACAGTAGAGGCCGAAATTGTCGATCTGAAAGAATGGAATCTGCCTATTTTTGCTGGGGCACATCCACCACTCACCGGAATTTATGACCAGCCGAAACAGCAGGAATGGGCCGATTTTATCGCGCTGGCCGATGCTTTTATCTTTGTCAGTCCAGAATACAACCATGGCTATAGCCCGGCCCTGAAAAATGCCCTGGATTATCTGGGCAAGGAATGGCAGGGCAAACCAGCAGCTTATGTGGGTTATGGCGCCACCAATGGCTCG is from Acinetobacter sp. ANC 7912 and encodes:
- a CDS encoding NAD(P)H-dependent oxidoreductase produces the protein MKIYIIVGSVREGRTAIKVADWIFKQMKTYHFSTVEAEIVDLKEWNLPIFAGAHPPLTGIYDQPKQQEWADFIALADAFIFVSPEYNHGYSPALKNALDYLGKEWQGKPAAYVGYGATNGSRSIDQIRQVGTQLGMIDTNAIVEIRDIFNRNKDYTFEGNEFDNKTLRAVIDKLIQYVSA
- a CDS encoding peptidylprolyl isomerase, with the translated sequence MTDFINPNEETRIEAGSKVDLHFSVAIENGVEIDNTRSRPEPVSLVMGDGSLLPGFEKALFGLRAGDRRTVSLPPEEAFGPWNPENIQKFDTVKFAERPVEGHMIEFEDKAKQSLYGVVKSVNDDITEVDFNHPLAGKNITFEVEIFKVTPAGQQGVQLM
- the ileS gene encoding isoleucine--tRNA ligase, which codes for MSDKQTPENAVDYKATLNLPGTDFAMKANLAVREVKWLEEWYADNIYQQIRASRIGKKKYVLHDGPPYANGQIHLGHAVNKVLKDIIIKSRVMDGYDAPYVPGWDCHGLPIELKVEEKVGKVGVKVDAATFRKHCREYAYTQVELQKKDFVRMGVFGDWDNPYLTMNYKQEADIVRALGAIAKAGHIEPGLKPVNWCLDCGSSLAEAEVEYEDKKSDAIDVGFSVVDLADLSARLGVEVKDSTDIVIWTTTPWTLPANQAVALHAEIEYQLVKARGEEKADQNFILAKDLVESATERYGFNSVEVIAEFAGAKLENLVLQHPLIADRQVPVILGEHVIATSGTGAVHTAPGHGVDDYKVGLQYNLKVDNPVGGNGVYLPTSPIFPGEHIYKANPKIIAALGEANKLWAHKPIKHSYPHCWRHKTPIIFRATPQWFISMDNKGLRQGALNAIENEISFVPDWGKNRIQAMIEGRPDWCISRQRTWGVPIPFFVHKDTNELHPRTPELIEEVAKLIEKEGIDGWYNREAKDFIGDDAEQYNAVRDTLDVWFDSGTTHYAVLREREELQDPADLYLEGSDQHRGWFQSSLLTSMAINERAPYKGLLTHGFVVDEKGRKMSKSIGNVITPQDIIKDMGADGLRFWIASSDYRYEMTAGKEIFSRASDGYRRIRNTLRFLLANLNGFKPSTDALPVDQLIALDQYILQRANEVQDIIKKAYEDMNFHIVTSALTNFCINDLGGFYLDIIKDRQYTTKADSQARRSAQTALYHLVQAFVRWMAPILSFTAQEAWPLIPEQSEKYVFTAEWYDIPLASEANILTEAEWQTLISVKSAVNKFIEAARTAKTVGSNLSAKVELWANDELKAVLDKLGNELRFVLITSQVIVNGFDAAQGEASDLEGLNVKVSAADGEKCVRCWHVLPDVNTHASHPGLCGRCIINLPTGQGEERKYA
- the lspA gene encoding signal peptidase II gives rise to the protein MPNSQQKKGLFQFYPHNLWWIGLTIVSIILDQWTKWIASTSLNYADPVPVLPFLNWTLLHNYGAAFSFLSDAGGWQRYFFTSLAGLVSVIFVFWLMRMPKNMKVLPLAVALILGGAVGNLIDRVTLGYVVDFIHVYYQDSHFPAFNLADSAITLGTILLLIDTFFLEKHRIQRLQAKND